One segment of Streptomyces bathyalis DNA contains the following:
- a CDS encoding aspartate aminotransferase family protein: MSDFDLTELLAERGAERYELHARHLNHQQPRMLRTIGFDKVYERAEGARLFDAEGNDYLDMLAGFGVMGIGRHHPVVRQALHDVLEAQLADLTRFDCPPLPGLLAERLLAHAPGMDRVYFGNSGTEAVETALKFARYATGRPRILYCDHAFHGLTTGSLSVNGEAAFRRGFDPLLPDTAVPLGDLDALERELKKGEVAGLIVEPIQGKGVHPAPPGYLAAARELLHRHGALLIVDEVQTGLGRTGDFFAYQHEEDVRPDLVCVAKALSGGYVPIGATMGKEWIFKKIYSSMDRVQVHSASFGANAQAMAAGLATLSVLENEDLTAKARRTGELLRDRLGALVGDYEMLHEVRGRGLMIGIEFGRPKSLKLRGRWTMLQAARRGLFAQMVVVPLLQRHRILTQVSGDELEVIKLTPPLVIGEPEADRFVRAFKEIMDEAHDGGGLMWEFGRNLIKQAAANR; the protein is encoded by the coding sequence ATGAGCGACTTCGACCTCACCGAGCTGCTGGCGGAGCGCGGTGCCGAGCGGTACGAGCTGCACGCGCGTCACCTCAACCATCAGCAGCCGCGGATGCTGCGGACGATCGGCTTCGACAAGGTCTACGAACGGGCGGAGGGCGCACGGCTCTTCGACGCCGAGGGCAACGACTACCTCGACATGCTCGCCGGGTTCGGCGTGATGGGGATCGGACGCCATCACCCCGTGGTGCGGCAGGCTCTGCACGACGTGCTGGAGGCCCAACTCGCCGACCTCACACGCTTCGACTGCCCCCCGTTGCCGGGGCTGCTCGCCGAGCGGCTGCTCGCCCACGCGCCGGGCATGGACAGGGTCTACTTCGGCAACAGCGGCACGGAGGCAGTCGAGACGGCGCTGAAGTTCGCCCGCTACGCCACCGGCCGCCCGCGCATCCTCTACTGCGACCACGCCTTCCACGGGCTCACCACCGGCTCGCTCTCCGTCAACGGGGAGGCCGCCTTCCGGCGCGGGTTCGACCCGCTCCTGCCGGACACGGCCGTGCCGCTCGGCGATCTGGACGCCCTGGAGCGGGAGTTGAAGAAGGGGGAGGTCGCGGGACTCATCGTCGAGCCGATCCAGGGCAAGGGCGTGCACCCCGCGCCGCCCGGCTATCTGGCCGCCGCCCGTGAACTGCTGCACCGCCACGGCGCGTTGCTGATCGTGGACGAGGTGCAGACGGGTCTGGGGCGCACGGGCGACTTCTTCGCCTACCAGCACGAGGAGGACGTGCGTCCGGACCTCGTGTGTGTCGCCAAGGCCCTCTCCGGCGGCTACGTGCCGATCGGCGCCACGATGGGGAAGGAGTGGATCTTCAAGAAGATCTACTCCTCGATGGACCGGGTGCAGGTCCACTCGGCGAGCTTCGGGGCCAACGCACAGGCGATGGCCGCCGGGCTGGCGACCCTTTCAGTGCTGGAGAACGAGGACCTCACCGCGAAGGCCCGCCGCACAGGCGAGTTGCTGCGCGACCGACTCGGGGCGCTCGTCGGGGACTACGAGATGCTGCACGAGGTGCGCGGGCGCGGGCTGATGATCGGCATCGAGTTCGGCAGGCCCAAGTCCCTGAAGCTGCGAGGGCGTTGGACGATGCTCCAGGCTGCGCGCAGGGGCCTGTTCGCGCAGATGGTGGTCGTGCCGTTGCTCCAGCGGCACCGCATCCTCACCCAGGTATCCGGCGACGAACTCGAAGTGATCAAGCTCACCCCGCCGCTGGTGATCGGCGAGCCCGAGGCGGACAGGTTCGTCCGCGCCTTCAAGGAGATCATGGACGAGGCGCACGACGGCGGCGGCCTGATGTGGGAGTTCGGGCGGAACCTGATCAAGCAGGCGGCGGCGAACCGCTGA